In Ruminiclostridium papyrosolvens DSM 2782, the following proteins share a genomic window:
- a CDS encoding GH39 family glycosyl hydrolase, which translates to MSKIKISDKVIGSFRDNWSFCVGTERMGIALQKEYQDTLEFVQKAINFKYIRGHGLFHDDTAIYREYEIDGEMKPFYNFTYIDKIFDSFLERGLKPFVELGFMPSQLASGEQTVFYWKGNVTPPKDYTKWKELIQALIKHFISRYGIEEVLQWPFEVWNEPNLTVFWKDADEAEYFKLYKVSAMAVKEINKDLQVGGPAICGGADYWIKDFLEFCKKENAPIDFVSRHLYSAHMPKVQTHEFCYQDLKEPVEMLNELQSVRQMIDSSPFPHLPFHITEYNTSYNPLNPVHDTCLNAAYLARIISEAGDIVDSFSYWTFSDVFEECDVPRAQFHGGFGLVALNNIPKPTFHMFSFFEQMGKEILHRDENMLVTRKTDGTVTITAWNPVMEKGEHFDKDFSLELNLPKGEYFINRTVVNELHGNPWKTWIHMGRPRFTSKKQVEILRNAALPLVISDRVSCTEDMLLLEFTESKNEVSFFEIIPVTDETDTYYKLDDSMIPGY; encoded by the coding sequence ATGAGCAAAATAAAGATTTCAGACAAGGTAATAGGGAGTTTCAGGGATAACTGGAGTTTTTGTGTAGGTACAGAACGTATGGGAATCGCTCTTCAAAAGGAGTATCAGGATACTCTTGAATTTGTTCAGAAGGCAATTAATTTCAAATATATAAGAGGACATGGTCTGTTTCATGATGATACTGCCATATATAGGGAATACGAAATAGACGGAGAAATGAAACCTTTCTATAACTTCACATACATAGACAAGATATTTGATTCATTTCTTGAAAGAGGCCTAAAACCTTTTGTTGAGCTGGGTTTTATGCCATCACAGCTGGCATCTGGAGAGCAGACCGTATTTTATTGGAAGGGTAATGTAACTCCTCCTAAGGATTACACTAAATGGAAGGAGCTTATTCAGGCATTAATAAAGCACTTTATAAGCAGATATGGAATAGAAGAAGTTTTACAGTGGCCTTTTGAAGTCTGGAATGAGCCGAATTTGACGGTGTTCTGGAAGGATGCCGATGAAGCGGAATACTTTAAGCTCTACAAGGTATCGGCTATGGCGGTTAAGGAGATTAATAAGGATTTACAGGTTGGAGGCCCTGCCATTTGCGGAGGAGCCGATTACTGGATAAAAGATTTTCTTGAATTCTGTAAAAAGGAAAATGCTCCCATTGACTTTGTTTCACGTCATTTATATTCAGCGCATATGCCAAAAGTTCAAACACATGAGTTCTGTTATCAGGATCTCAAGGAGCCTGTAGAAATGCTTAACGAATTGCAGTCAGTAAGACAAATGATTGACAGTTCACCATTTCCACACCTGCCCTTCCATATAACTGAATATAATACCTCGTACAATCCTTTGAATCCCGTACATGATACATGTCTCAATGCGGCATATCTTGCACGTATTATCAGTGAGGCCGGAGATATAGTTGATTCATTTTCATACTGGACCTTCAGCGATGTATTTGAAGAATGTGATGTCCCAAGGGCTCAGTTCCACGGAGGGTTTGGTCTTGTTGCACTTAATAACATTCCAAAGCCTACTTTCCATATGTTCAGCTTTTTTGAGCAAATGGGTAAGGAAATATTGCACAGAGATGAAAATATGCTGGTAACAAGAAAAACTGACGGTACAGTGACAATAACCGCATGGAATCCGGTAATGGAGAAGGGTGAACATTTTGATAAGGATTTCTCACTGGAGTTGAACTTGCCAAAAGGAGAATACTTTATTAACCGAACTGTTGTAAATGAGCTGCATGGTAATCCGTGGAAGACGTGGATACATATGGGACGTCCCAGATTTACAAGTAAGAAGCAGGTTGAAATACTTAGAAATGCAGCACTACCTTTGGTAATATCCGATAGGGTAAGCTGTACTGAGGATATGCTCCTGCTTGAGTTTACTGAAAGCAAAAACGAAGTGTCCTTTTTTGAAATTATTCCTGTAACAGATGAGACTGATACTTACTATAAACTTGATGACAGCATGATTCCGGGATATTAA
- a CDS encoding alpha/beta hydrolase: MAIFQANFFAKTMKRPVCFNALIPNDKFEIPGQEAQEAKGPLKSIYLLHGYSGNHMDWLTFTKIQEVSLKYNIAVFMPSGENHFYLDDEDVGAYYGELIGNELVDYTRKTFNLSDKREDTFIGGLSMGGYGAIRNGLKYSERFGRIIALSSALITNQIAGITPDFKGPVADYPYYRRVFGDLDELLGSDKDPEALIRGLKERKADIPKIYMACGTEDFLLKENRGLHEFLVSENVEHTYVEDVGIHDWKFWNEYIEKGLAWATE; the protein is encoded by the coding sequence ATGGCAATTTTTCAAGCTAATTTTTTTGCTAAAACAATGAAAAGACCGGTATGTTTTAATGCTTTGATACCAAATGATAAATTTGAGATACCGGGGCAGGAAGCTCAAGAGGCAAAAGGGCCTTTAAAGTCCATTTACCTCTTGCACGGCTATTCAGGCAATCATATGGATTGGCTGACATTCACTAAAATACAGGAGGTCTCTCTGAAGTACAATATTGCGGTGTTTATGCCCTCTGGAGAAAATCACTTTTATCTGGACGATGAAGATGTCGGAGCATATTATGGAGAGCTAATCGGAAATGAGCTGGTTGACTATACACGTAAAACCTTCAACTTATCAGATAAGAGAGAGGACACCTTCATTGGAGGACTATCCATGGGTGGTTACGGAGCAATAAGAAACGGTTTGAAGTACTCTGAAAGGTTCGGCAGGATAATTGCACTGTCTTCGGCACTTATTACCAATCAGATTGCCGGGATTACTCCTGATTTTAAAGGGCCTGTTGCAGACTATCCTTATTACAGAAGAGTGTTCGGGGACTTAGACGAGCTTTTGGGAAGTGACAAAGACCCGGAGGCACTAATACGTGGTTTGAAGGAAAGAAAAGCAGATATACCAAAGATATACATGGCTTGCGGAACAGAAGATTTTCTTTTAAAGGAAAACAGAGGTTTGCATGAATTCCTTGTTTCAGAAAACGTAGAGCATACCTATGTAGAAGACGTTGGTATTCATGACTGGAAATTCTGGAATGAGTATATAGAAAAGGGTCTGGCTTGGGCTACTGAATAA
- a CDS encoding response regulator transcription factor, with translation MHKYSDAIRVERGYYCFLVLNEELTILDVFYPRWINISGHCTFKKYLKAGVSFCIKSVGTNAVFIAKQSNTPVYLEPQFHYCNVLTEWHEYCVPIWDGYKKLYVSLVRAGHPISSALKGFVDLVAKNMCCTSYTQGISGTRNDLTKKLTQQHKLILKRIAEGMTDEQIAHELNISLSTVRFHTQNIFKIFNVGTRIEAVLKAIIQNEIFISDLYG, from the coding sequence ATGCATAAGTATAGTGATGCTATTAGAGTGGAAAGGGGATACTATTGCTTTCTGGTTTTAAATGAAGAATTAACTATTTTAGACGTTTTCTACCCAAGATGGATAAATATAAGCGGACATTGTACATTCAAAAAATATCTAAAAGCAGGAGTTTCGTTTTGTATTAAAAGCGTTGGGACTAATGCTGTATTTATTGCGAAACAGAGTAACACACCCGTATATCTGGAACCACAATTTCATTATTGCAATGTATTAACAGAATGGCATGAATACTGTGTACCCATTTGGGATGGTTATAAGAAACTATATGTATCTTTAGTACGTGCAGGTCATCCCATATCAAGTGCTTTAAAAGGATTTGTAGACTTAGTAGCAAAAAATATGTGCTGTACAAGCTACACTCAAGGAATTTCCGGTACTAGAAATGATTTGACTAAAAAATTAACGCAACAGCATAAGCTGATTTTAAAAAGGATAGCAGAAGGTATGACTGACGAACAGATAGCGCATGAATTAAATATATCGTTATCTACTGTCAGATTTCATACTCAGAATATTTTTAAAATCTTTAATGTGGGGACGAGGATTGAAGCTGTTCTAAAAGCAATAATTCAAAACGAGATTTTTATAAGTGATTTATATGGCTGA
- a CDS encoding ABC transporter ATP-binding protein, whose protein sequence is MALIMVNNLVKDYKINVRKKGILGAVQGLLMPEYKIKRAVDNISFEIAKGDMVGFIGPNGAGKSTTIKMLAGILSPSSGAISVGALSPYKDRKKNASKIGAVFGQRTQLWWDLPVIDTFELLKYIYKIPEKRYKENMDIFNSMLGLNEFISQPVRQLSLGQRMRADIAASLIHDPEIVFFDEPTIGLDVVAKEKIREFIKCVNQEKNITMLFTTHDMLDIEKTCKRMIIIDMGVIIYDGTADQIKNQYGKYRTLVVEFNQLYRDIELPSGVQLADQQGNKKWLRFDKEEVQVSGLIAELTSKYGILDLTIKEPEIEAIIREIYEGGINISEKISGDCKKIVSEQYSVPR, encoded by the coding sequence ATGGCACTTATTATGGTTAACAATTTAGTTAAGGATTATAAGATTAATGTAAGAAAGAAAGGAATCTTAGGTGCAGTACAAGGTCTCCTTATGCCTGAGTATAAGATAAAACGGGCAGTAGATAATATCAGCTTTGAAATCGCAAAGGGAGATATGGTAGGTTTTATTGGTCCAAACGGTGCTGGAAAATCCACAACTATTAAGATGCTCGCTGGCATTCTATCACCTTCTTCAGGTGCAATAAGCGTAGGAGCCCTGTCACCATATAAAGACAGGAAAAAAAACGCTTCAAAAATTGGAGCAGTTTTTGGACAACGCACCCAATTGTGGTGGGATTTACCTGTTATAGATACTTTCGAATTATTGAAGTACATATACAAAATTCCAGAAAAAAGATACAAAGAAAACATGGATATATTTAACAGTATGCTGGGACTTAATGAATTTATATCCCAACCGGTGAGGCAACTGAGTCTTGGTCAGAGGATGAGGGCGGATATAGCAGCATCGCTAATACATGACCCAGAAATAGTTTTTTTTGACGAGCCGACAATTGGCCTTGATGTTGTTGCAAAGGAAAAGATAAGAGAATTTATAAAATGTGTTAACCAAGAAAAGAATATTACAATGCTCTTTACGACCCACGATATGCTGGATATAGAAAAAACCTGTAAGAGAATGATAATAATCGATATGGGTGTAATAATCTATGATGGTACCGCTGATCAGATAAAGAACCAGTATGGAAAATACAGAACCTTGGTTGTGGAGTTTAATCAACTATATAGGGATATTGAGCTGCCTTCAGGTGTACAACTTGCAGATCAACAGGGCAATAAGAAATGGCTCAGGTTTGATAAGGAAGAAGTACAAGTCTCTGGTTTGATAGCAGAGTTGACCTCTAAGTATGGGATACTTGACCTAACCATCAAAGAACCGGAAATAGAGGCTATAATAAGAGAAATTTATGAGGGAGGTATCAATATTAGTGAGAAAATATCTGGAGATTGCAAAAAAATCGTTTCAGAACAATATAGTGTACCGCGTTGA
- a CDS encoding ABC transporter permease produces the protein MRKYLEIAKKSFQNNIVYRVDYFAGVINTLLMIFVNIAIWKAIYEEEEVLGGVQFKVVMTYIILGFLMQSIFMMEEYLIESKITSGLISSDLLKPLSFRINIFSYNIGALAFRVIMQLTPALIVSIVLFKLLSPFNLKSGILFCISAILGYLVLYSINFIVWLSSFWFYWTFSIVTIKDAVISIMSGALFPLWFLPEWLHTFTKITPFESIYFVPISIYLGLLPYDEIIFGIVKQVIWLALLTIVGHIVWKMATKKLVVQGG, from the coding sequence GTGAGAAAATATCTGGAGATTGCAAAAAAATCGTTTCAGAACAATATAGTGTACCGCGTTGATTACTTTGCCGGCGTGATTAATACACTATTAATGATATTTGTCAATATCGCTATCTGGAAAGCAATATATGAGGAAGAAGAAGTTCTCGGTGGTGTACAATTTAAGGTTGTTATGACCTATATTATACTGGGGTTTCTTATGCAGAGTATATTCATGATGGAAGAATACCTGATAGAAAGCAAAATAACCAGTGGCTTGATATCTTCCGACCTATTAAAACCTCTAAGTTTCAGGATAAATATATTTTCATACAATATAGGAGCTCTTGCTTTCAGGGTAATTATGCAGCTTACTCCGGCTTTAATTGTTTCAATTGTATTATTCAAGCTACTGTCACCATTTAACCTGAAGTCGGGAATCCTCTTTTGTATAAGTGCAATACTTGGATATCTTGTTTTGTACAGTATTAATTTTATTGTATGGTTAAGTTCTTTTTGGTTCTATTGGACATTTAGCATAGTAACTATAAAGGATGCAGTGATATCAATAATGTCAGGGGCGCTTTTTCCACTATGGTTTTTGCCAGAATGGCTACATACCTTTACTAAAATTACTCCCTTTGAATCAATTTATTTTGTACCAATATCCATTTATTTAGGACTACTGCCTTATGATGAGATAATATTCGGTATAGTGAAGCAGGTAATATGGTTAGCTTTGCTTACGATAGTCGGACACATAGTTTGGAAAATGGCGACAAAAAAACTAGTTGTACAAGGAGGTTGA
- a CDS encoding ABC transporter permease produces the protein MQQNNSFSSMMALFFRFSKLNLKSALEYKFDRFFLAFAVFCREMVSIIVIYLILTRLIRIKGWEMNEMFFLYSFLFLSYSLFIFLFTGIRDFDNMVYSGELDRYLIRPLGLMYQIVASRVDYCATIGHGVVGVILFIKTAFNVGIDWNYKNITYYIAALVGGAIIQASLFMISSCFSFWAVKTINLRNLIFFNSRRFAGYPISFYPGIIQKMLIFIVPFAFVSYFPAQFFLRKPDLSMFWSGYLYMTPVVGVIMFVLVYRFWLFGLKHYSSTGNSMF, from the coding sequence ATGCAGCAAAATAACTCTTTCAGTTCCATGATGGCATTGTTTTTCCGGTTCTCCAAATTAAATCTGAAATCAGCTTTGGAGTACAAGTTTGACAGGTTTTTTCTAGCTTTTGCAGTGTTCTGCAGGGAAATGGTGAGTATTATAGTCATATATCTTATCCTCACCAGGTTAATAAGAATAAAGGGTTGGGAAATGAATGAGATGTTTTTCCTATACAGCTTTTTATTCCTATCTTATAGCCTCTTCATTTTTCTTTTTACCGGAATACGGGACTTTGACAATATGGTCTACTCCGGCGAGCTTGACAGGTATCTTATAAGGCCCTTGGGATTGATGTACCAGATTGTTGCCTCCAGAGTAGATTATTGCGCAACAATAGGGCATGGGGTAGTTGGAGTAATACTTTTTATAAAGACAGCTTTTAATGTTGGAATTGACTGGAACTATAAAAATATAACATATTATATAGCGGCATTGGTCGGAGGTGCTATTATACAGGCTTCACTTTTTATGATTTCCTCCTGTTTTAGCTTCTGGGCTGTCAAGACGATCAACTTAAGGAATCTTATATTCTTTAATTCCAGAAGGTTTGCGGGATACCCAATAAGCTTTTATCCGGGAATCATACAGAAAATGCTCATTTTTATAGTTCCCTTCGCATTTGTAAGCTATTTCCCGGCACAATTTTTTCTTAGGAAACCTGATTTGTCTATGTTCTGGAGCGGCTATCTTTATATGACGCCAGTTGTAGGGGTTATTATGTTCGTACTTGTATATAGATTCTGGTTGTTTGGCCTTAAACACTATTCAAGCACCGGGAATTCTATGTTCTGA
- a CDS encoding bifunctional metallophosphatase/5'-nucleotidase produces the protein MKKKYTNLIILGLFIIAVAVYLVIKYVSFDQILFRVGYYDSKITIANTADIHGHMVYDNETGTYYTLDELSTIMGLPLLNSYVKEERAKDKNTLLLDCGDMFHGTNEANIDQGKGVVECVNLMDYNAMVPGNHDFNFGFDRLLEIKSQLNFPILSANIYKDGKQVFDEYKIFEVNGKKIGVFGLTTPFSLNFVHDNSVTFDDPIKCAARVVSKLKGKVDAIVLLSHLGDDVDKNVIQKVDGIDLVLCGHYHNLYKTAKKVNNTYMAEAGSFSTHLGVAEMYFKGGKVSKIDWKVEATTDRSKEDSELKKVSEAYRTKALKSAKIKVGSSDVVLNGIRTQVRSKETNLANLLTDALREAGDADLTLMNGGGIRESLPKGELNMYQIGKMLPFVNSLVVVEMKGDMIYKALERGLRGYPTVFNGGFLQVSGMNYVIDASKMAGERLVSVTKDGVPLDKEKIYKVATNDYLFYGGDGYEEIQKSKLLGTYGLLKDILGDYIKRKGTVSPEEEGRIKIINERYK, from the coding sequence ATGAAAAAAAAATATACCAACCTAATAATACTTGGCCTATTTATTATTGCAGTAGCAGTATATCTTGTAATCAAATATGTAAGCTTCGACCAGATACTTTTTAGGGTCGGATACTATGACAGTAAAATCACAATAGCCAATACCGCAGATATCCATGGACACATGGTCTATGATAATGAAACCGGTACATATTATACCTTGGACGAGTTAAGTACCATTATGGGGCTTCCTCTTTTAAATTCATATGTAAAGGAGGAACGTGCAAAGGATAAAAACACTTTGCTTTTGGACTGCGGAGACATGTTCCATGGTACAAACGAAGCGAATATAGATCAGGGGAAAGGCGTTGTAGAATGTGTCAATTTAATGGACTATAATGCGATGGTGCCGGGAAACCATGATTTTAACTTCGGTTTTGACAGGCTGCTAGAGATAAAATCGCAGCTTAACTTTCCGATTCTTTCAGCTAATATATACAAGGATGGAAAGCAGGTATTTGATGAATATAAAATCTTTGAAGTCAATGGCAAAAAAATTGGTGTATTCGGACTTACAACTCCTTTTTCTTTAAATTTCGTTCACGATAATTCAGTTACGTTTGATGATCCCATTAAATGCGCAGCGAGAGTTGTTTCAAAATTAAAAGGTAAGGTTGATGCAATTGTATTACTCTCACATTTAGGAGACGATGTTGACAAAAACGTTATCCAAAAAGTTGACGGAATAGATCTGGTTTTATGTGGACATTACCACAACTTGTATAAAACTGCAAAGAAAGTTAATAACACATACATGGCTGAAGCAGGCAGTTTTTCTACGCATCTTGGAGTGGCCGAAATGTACTTCAAGGGAGGAAAAGTATCAAAAATTGATTGGAAAGTAGAGGCGACAACTGACCGTTCGAAGGAAGATTCTGAACTCAAAAAGGTTTCTGAAGCATATCGTACCAAAGCATTAAAAAGTGCCAAAATAAAAGTGGGAAGCTCAGATGTAGTCTTAAACGGAATAAGAACCCAGGTAAGGTCTAAGGAAACAAATCTTGCGAATTTATTGACTGATGCACTAAGAGAAGCCGGGGATGCGGATTTGACACTAATGAACGGAGGTGGAATAAGAGAGAGCCTGCCTAAAGGTGAATTAAACATGTATCAAATCGGTAAAATGCTGCCTTTTGTAAATTCCCTTGTGGTTGTTGAAATGAAGGGAGATATGATATATAAGGCTCTTGAAAGAGGGTTAAGGGGGTATCCTACAGTTTTTAACGGTGGATTCCTGCAGGTTTCAGGAATGAATTATGTAATAGATGCATCAAAGATGGCAGGGGAAAGACTTGTAAGCGTAACAAAGGACGGAGTTCCATTAGATAAAGAAAAGATTTACAAAGTTGCGACAAATGATTATCTGTTTTACGGAGGAGACGGGTATGAGGAAATTCAAAAATCTAAGCTGTTAGGCACATATGGGTTATTGAAAGATATATTGGGAGATTACATAAAAAGAAAAGGAACAGTCTCGCCCGAAGAGGAGGGCAGAATAAAAATTATTAATGAGCGCTACAAATAA
- a CDS encoding acyl carrier protein, which produces MNDIKERVMKVIAKSALLNADNVTEKSWIGRDHGIDSIRLVEMIINLEDEFDIEVDTSSLSHQNFANVDLITEYVTSKLESR; this is translated from the coding sequence ATGAATGATATTAAGGAAAGAGTAATGAAAGTTATTGCTAAAAGCGCATTACTAAATGCCGACAATGTTACAGAAAAATCATGGATTGGAAGGGATCATGGTATTGATTCAATAAGGCTGGTTGAGATGATTATAAATCTCGAAGACGAGTTTGATATTGAGGTGGACACCAGCTCACTCAGCCATCAGAACTTTGCTAACGTTGATTTAATAACAGAGTATGTCACAAGTAAGCTGGAATCGAGGTAA
- a CDS encoding class I adenylate-forming enzyme family protein — MNIYDTLVKSESEYGIKAAVTDSAGFTYTYSEILSYSKKIAEKLLDIGLKPRSKVIIYLQDSVDVVAAIYGVNMAGMVFVPVSPQAKDLKLQEIIRHCGAEAIITKSDLSEFIAGINSYTIPSVKSILFCNDSTEVRNNACNQAAYFVKDCDLPEIFTASIWLKDEMASIFYMSDKHGRPKGIMLSSGNILSNMDAIIEYLKMSDKDNILILKSMALVGTMTGEIIAAISVGAKIVILNGIIHAGIILKAIQDHNVTGFFAVPVMLHQIVEYRRKEKYSTSSLRYIQTGAAKLIKEDVQQLLDMYKGVEFYYIYGLSEASPRVLHLKPEDMLRKAGSVGKPVKYCTVELLDANENKVKAGEIGEIYVQGPNVMLGYYNSPELTSEVITTHGLKTGDLAYMDDEGYIYWEGRADNMINQGGFHVYPAEIEKVILKNEKVQSVKVDGVQDDILGHKIRATVTPKAGFGISEAEIYEFCYTHMEGVKIPKVIVIAKVL; from the coding sequence ATGAATATTTATGATACTCTGGTTAAGTCTGAGTCTGAATATGGTATAAAGGCAGCTGTAACTGATTCGGCCGGTTTTACATATACTTATTCCGAGATCCTCAGTTATTCAAAGAAAATAGCCGAAAAGCTTCTTGACATTGGGCTGAAGCCGCGCAGCAAGGTTATTATATACCTGCAGGATTCTGTGGACGTTGTTGCGGCAATCTATGGGGTAAATATGGCAGGAATGGTATTTGTACCGGTATCGCCTCAAGCAAAGGATTTAAAGCTGCAGGAAATTATCAGGCACTGCGGTGCAGAAGCTATAATTACCAAGAGTGACTTAAGTGAATTCATAGCTGGAATCAATTCTTATACAATACCATCTGTAAAAAGCATCCTTTTTTGCAATGACAGTACAGAGGTGCGTAATAATGCCTGCAATCAAGCTGCATATTTTGTGAAAGATTGCGACCTACCTGAAATTTTTACGGCCTCAATATGGCTTAAGGACGAAATGGCTTCTATTTTCTATATGTCGGACAAGCATGGGAGGCCGAAGGGGATTATGCTGTCCTCGGGAAATATCCTTTCTAATATGGATGCAATTATCGAATACCTTAAAATGTCTGATAAAGACAATATACTTATTTTAAAGTCAATGGCATTAGTTGGCACTATGACAGGAGAGATAATTGCCGCTATTTCCGTAGGGGCTAAGATTGTAATTCTAAATGGTATCATTCATGCAGGCATCATACTTAAAGCAATACAGGATCATAATGTTACAGGCTTTTTTGCTGTACCGGTAATGCTTCACCAGATTGTTGAGTACAGAAGGAAAGAAAAATATTCTACATCCAGCTTAAGATATATCCAGACCGGGGCTGCAAAGCTAATAAAAGAAGATGTACAGCAGCTCTTGGACATGTACAAGGGGGTAGAATTCTATTATATTTACGGTCTTTCAGAGGCATCGCCGAGGGTGCTTCATTTAAAGCCCGAGGATATGTTGAGAAAAGCAGGTTCAGTAGGAAAACCGGTTAAATACTGTACTGTAGAGCTTCTTGATGCAAACGAAAATAAAGTCAAAGCGGGCGAAATAGGTGAAATCTACGTACAAGGCCCTAATGTTATGCTTGGTTATTACAACTCGCCTGAATTAACCAGTGAAGTTATTACTACTCATGGCTTAAAGACCGGCGACTTGGCATATATGGATGATGAGGGATACATATATTGGGAAGGTAGGGCTGACAATATGATAAACCAGGGAGGCTTTCACGTTTATCCTGCCGAGATAGAAAAAGTTATCCTAAAAAACGAAAAAGTGCAGTCCGTTAAAGTGGACGGAGTTCAGGATGATATATTAGGACATAAAATAAGGGCTACCGTTACACCCAAAGCTGGTTTTGGCATAAGCGAGGCAGAAATTTATGAATTTTGTTATACGCATATGGAAGGAGTAAAGATACCTAAAGTTATTGTGATAGCTAAGGTTTTATAA
- a CDS encoding DUF3343 domain-containing protein: MGKSYLIIAKNTGQMMLVDKIMRDNGIKTEIVPAPPRPGMACTKAVKIRDSDLSLGKQLLSGKKVEVHSIVAEEALMLGEFLNSKLNYL; encoded by the coding sequence ATGGGTAAATCATATTTGATAATTGCGAAAAATACAGGTCAAATGATGCTGGTTGATAAAATAATGCGTGATAACGGAATAAAGACCGAGATTGTTCCGGCCCCGCCAAGGCCAGGAATGGCATGTACAAAAGCTGTAAAAATCAGAGATTCCGATTTATCTTTGGGAAAGCAACTTTTATCAGGAAAAAAAGTTGAAGTACATAGTATAGTCGCTGAGGAGGCACTAATGCTAGGAGAGTTTCTTAATAGTAAATTGAATTATCTATAG
- a CDS encoding phosphopantetheine-binding protein, with protein MEFRRSDIINILSKALDVDINVLSQIGDDEDIGQYGLESIRGIQAMVLLEDEFDIELIDEDLLFENINTINKIKKTFEKYI; from the coding sequence ATGGAGTTTAGAAGGAGTGACATTATAAACATATTATCCAAGGCTTTGGATGTGGATATTAATGTATTATCACAAATAGGAGATGATGAGGATATTGGTCAATATGGACTTGAGTCTATAAGGGGAATACAAGCAATGGTTTTGCTTGAAGATGAATTCGATATAGAGTTGATTGATGAAGATTTATTGTTTGAAAATATTAATACCATTAATAAAATTAAAAAAACTTTTGAAAAATATATCTAA